TTTAGTAGTTCCTGAGAAGGAACTACTAAATTTAGGTTTAagatacaaacacacacccaaTGTCACACTTTCATGACATCAACAATTGCCGTGTGAATTATGTAAGGAATTAGCAGCAACCTCAAACAACCCAAAAGATAAGGTGCAtctgtttaaatgtgctgagATGCCTGCAGTTCAGAACTCCGTGCATTAGGAGGTGGACACCTTTAGGATATGTTCTAGTCAGGACCCAAGATATACACATTTTATAatcttcaatattttttttgtcaagAAACGAAAATAATAAAGGAAACTCTTATAATAACATTTTTTCAGACCTTTGAGGTCCATATTGTATGATCAAGCCTAATAGTTTTCAGCTGGAGTCCAGGTGTCTGTCTTCTGTCCTCAGCCAAAACATGGAATCTGATGTGTTACCAAAAACTAAGATGTCACATGAATATTTCAAGACAATTAAACAAACCTGATGGGTTTGGTTTCTCAAAACTAGAAACAAAACGGACAACAAAAAAATGTAGCAGCTAATAAGTTAGGTAAGAAGGATTAGCCAAATGTGCAGCCTTACACCATAACAATTATCACAGTATAGTTACAAAACTAACATTAGCGGACCAGTGAAATAGATAAGAGACGAACAGACAGGTGAATTGCTGTGCCCAGTTTAACTCTAATGTATCACACATTGAAACAAAATACAGAGCAAAGGGTCCCGCTATCAGCAAATACCTGACATACAGGGGATGTTTGGCTGTGATAAGCTGAAATTGATTTGGCTGCATGGGGAATTCTCCCAACTCTTTTCCCTTCACATGTTGTGTATGGGCTTGAGTGGCGCATTCTTCACATACCGTGCTCAATCACAGGGCTCATCCTCAAACTCTTTAACTACACATGTAGCAAATCTTAACTGGACTCACTGTATTTTGTGATGATGCGCTGTGATGTAATCATCTGGCTTAATCCCCCCAAAGCTCATCTTTCTCTTTCCAAAGAAatctttaaaatttaaaataaaaatatgtctaAAAAATAAGAAGCTTTACTGAGTGACTTGGTTGAAAAAGCTTGACTGGACTCCTCACTTCCCATGGAAACACTCTCTCCTCATCCCGACCAGACTTTTGATGGAGTACTTGCATTTCTTAAGTGGGACAGAGCCCATTTAGGAAATCCACCTGGTATTTCAACATTCAGCCCAGTGTTACATAACCGAAGCACTATACACTTGGCTAAGCAGACTGTGCGTTGTATTTTATCTAAGAGCACAAAGCATCCCTGAAAGCTTCCTCTAGAAATTCCTGACTGACAGAAAAAAGTGGGTTTGAACATCTAAGTCAACTGGGAATGGCGGGAACCGACACTAATGACACCAATGACACCAATGACTAACATATTCAAAACTGTTTAAGGGAGTCTTGTGATTGTTTCACAAATTTAGCACATTTATTCAACCAATACATCTAGTCTTGAGAGGATCATAGATTCAGgtaaaactgaagttatttCGCTATgacttgggggggggggggttgataAAAAACAAATCCAGCTGAATTCTAGTAACTTAATGTCACCTTAAAGCAGTCTGATTTACAACTCTGCTtgcaatttattaaaaattgtaCTGATACTAAACAGTTTATTAAGGTAAGACAATTGCACGACAGAATCACCCATCTGTTCCCATAACAAGACCATATACTGCCGCTGGAAACACTCCCTATCTCTAAAACTCACCTTGTCACAACCAGCGTTCACCAACTCCTGCAGCATCTGCCGGTTTACCTCCCCAGCGCCTGCTGGGTGTCCTGATCCGGAGGTTGAGCCGGACTCAAAGGGCTTGAGGGACTTGCGGATTTCCCGCAGCGCATTCTGGTAGTTGTTGAACTTCTGCGGGGGTCTGAGCTGCTGCTGTCGGCTGGTTGTGTCTTTCCCGCTCTTGGAGTCTGCCCCTTTGCCTCCCTCATTCCTGGAGCTACTGCCATGTAAAGCCTGGCTCACCAGCTTGGCCGGCTGCTTCAGGCCCTCCTTGATCTCTTGAAGCCTCTGCCGTGTGTTTCCCACATACGGGGCTGCGGGGAAAGTCTTGGGCCTCATGGCCACAGTGCCCAGGGCAGGCACCTACTCTAAAAAGggaaacacgcacacacaagcacacactcacacacacaaactggcaCTCGCTGCCCTACAACCCTCCAAAAGATTCCCTTCAAGCTTGCTGACCTAAATAGATAAAAAGCCTCCAAGAGCACAGATTGGAGGCACAGGTTTTATGATCCCTACTCTATGTCCCTAATTTTTTTCTATCTCGCTTTCTGCTTTTGATTCCTGCTCCCGCTGCGGTGGATGAAGGTGAGGCAGGAATACTATAGGCATTACATGGTGTGATTTTCAAGGCTCAGGTTCCAGCTTATTCCAGGAAATGCAGCTGGTCACAAGGGCATCGTGGAGCCAAACGATGATGATGCCAATCTGCGCCTGTGGGTGGAGAAATGAAGTTAGAGCATGAAGACTGGGCTTCCATATCCCATTCAATTTTATCTagattttctaaaaataaaagcacataCAGTAAAAAACTGTCAACAACTTTAGAAACATGTGAGATCACAAGATACCACACAAAAGTAAGATGTTCTGCACCAATATAAAGTGAAGTAATCCTCATGGACCCGGTTAGACCTTTTGGAGGTCAAATTGACGATCAGCACTGCATATGTACTCTCACATACTTTTATGCATAATCCAGGAATGCTAGAGGTCAAAAAACACCACCTGCACCCCATCAATGCATAGCTATGATTGCACAATTCAGCCCCTGTCAACGCATGTCTCTGATACTTGGTCATCGGTAAACACCCATCTGAGAGCACGGAACCCCAGCATGGGGTCAACACAAATGTCCGACCCTCCCTGCATCAGCGCCTCTGCCTTTTATGCTCCTCTGTGATCTGACATATGACACTGTCTGACAATCTTATCTAGAAGAACATCCTCCGCAAGAAGGTTACTCCGCCAGTGCAGATGGGCTTTCTGTCCGGAGCCTCAACTTTACAAGCTTCTCATCTAATCACAAATACTGTATAATAGCACAGTAGACCTGACTTGGATCATATTAAAGAGGTCAAGACCATTTGGCAATACTAGATTTGATTAATATGATACTTATGTCTCACATTAGTCAATTTATGAACCGTGTCAGTTGAGTTAACAGCTTATATATCAAATCAAACCGTTAAAAGTTAATGAACTTGAATGTGTTTGTCTcggtctttcttttcttttggttcCACTTGAGTAAATCTCGCCTTACTTGGCATAGCATTACCTCTGCAGAGGAGAGACCCTGAAGCTGACAGGCAGCTGGGTTTCCTGTCTAACTGAGAAGCTCACAGGCTTCAAATAGTTTTACAGAAGTAATGCCAGGTCTCCAGATACCAATCTCACCAGCACTGAAAAACTGCTAGATACAATCCTCTTCTGGCAGGTTTCAACATGGCTGTGGTTTTAAACTCATGTCTGCAATTCCAACCATTTTGTGAAGCAATCATCTTTCAATTGATTGGGTTCTATTTCAAAAAGTCTTCTTGGCAGGTATTGAATTACACCTGACAATtatcctaaaaaggaaaaattacTTATGGGCAATTTTCCTCTTTGCCTAAATAAAATAGCTATTTTGTCTATGAGAACATTTTCTGTACTTGATCTAcacagacatgaagagaagctGCAGATAACCTTCCTGTCTATATGCATAAACAAGGAATGAGTTATGTTCACCGCATGCTTACGTATTAACAAATACCTAAGGGCTTTCATTATATAACGTACAGCATGATggattgaggaaaaaaaaaaaaagcgactTTCTGCAGCAGTCTGACCAAGACCAGTGATTATTTCTCCTCCCACAGACCAAGGAGATCAGCAGGTCATCGTACTATTACAGTCAACAGACACGGACACAGAGCAGAACGTGTCACTGTTGGTGAGTTATTATGAGCTCGTAACAACATTACATCACAAGAAgagctgctgtttgtgtgctttctAAATGTGAATCATTATGCTAGCCGCACAACTACTtcaaatttaacaaaaaaagggCGACAAAATTGCTTTTTATTCTGACGGACAAATCAGTGACATCATAATTCTACCCTCAAATTTAAGCATAGACAGAGTTTAGGTGCGAATCGCCAGACATCCTACAATACTTACTTATTTGGTTTGAGTATTGCAGTAACATATACAATGATTTATCAtcttttttcaaattcaattaTGTCCTCCAAGTTAAATGTTGTCAATATGGTTTTTATCCAGTAAGATGAAAAGTTATCAAAAttagttattactattattattatatatttgtgttttttaaaaccaGCCACAGAATGTAAAACAACCCACAATTACCAGGCGGCCACctatttttgtttatgttttttaattttattttgtagattCAAGAAGGTTACATCCTATTTTTACTCATGACTGAGTCATGTGTTTGTTCTCAATTAGCAGATAGCAGATAGCTAAGTATGTCCAGTATCGGATTTTTGGAGTTTTCTGGTTGAGCTGATTTACTACAAGTTTCCCCGGCTGATGTTATCTGAGGATCGCGGTAGTATTCCCAGAGCATCCCCCCCCAGTTTGGCATACATCTTTTTTAACAACCTagaatgttttatttaatgtcTAAAAGTAGTCAGTTGAGCATTGGGTGGATTCTAATTTTTTCCTCCTCAAAAACCATTAACATTTGTCTCTGAGATATCATGACCACAACTTTTTTTTGTACTTACTATAGCTGCCAACAGAGATCTTTAAAAGCAGCTACAAATATACCAAATTAAACATCCAGATGTTTCCATCAATTTCAAATGTGCCACAGCTTTGATTCACTGATAAAGTAATATAGTCTGAAAACTTTGAAGTGATGGTGATGCAACATACTGAATTCTTACACTATCCCAGAGACTCCCGTGTGTCTGTGCGGAGGTACAAAAGAATACCTTCAAAAGAAAACACGCCAAAACTAAAATTTACAAGTCAAGTTTTGGTCTTAGGCAATGCCAAACAGAATCCACCCAGTGCTGTGATATTCTATATTTAgataattaaaaatacattcttAACAATATTATCTTAATCTTATATCCCTCAGCGCTACTACCAAGCAGCTGCAGAGGAAAAAGCTTCCAAACATAAAAAGCTCTTGAACTGCATCCCCaatctcctccttctcctgctcctcctctctAGCAGTCTCCATCCCTTTGGGCCATTTCAGGAGGACACAGCCTTCACTGTTTGTACAGATTAAACTTTGCATAGACAAAaacatgctttttctttttacactgcTGGGTGGTGGGGTAACATGGGGCCAAGCTCCATAAATGTTGCCCCATCTCCGGGATCTCTTGCCTCCATTCCTGCGATGCTTCAGGCGCCGTGTCCAAGCAATGAGCATTCCATTCCACAAGTAAGTACAAGTAAAATACCGCAGCTCAATCACGGGGCAGTACGCTGACCAAAATaacccaaaacacaaactacacGGACAGTATCTGTCTATAACTACAAatctgcaagaaaaaaaaagacatgactCTGCCCAAAACAATGCTCTACACATAACCACCCCCATCACTGAACCTTACTCCTTCTTTGACCTAACCCTAAACCTAAGATGACTTAAACTTCATGCTACACCAACAGGTACTGAGGAAAACTAGTGAAATAACCTGCgacataaatattttttcatcaattCCTCAAATATCCACtttaacaaaacagaccactgaCAATGTTCTAATCTCTTTTTggtaaaataactttttttgaCTTTTTGACTTTTAATGGCACATGTGACACTTTAAACGCATGTTTCTCTTCGTGGACATGTGTTGTTCATAACAAACTTTAGCACACTATACCACAGCTTTGTTTTCGGTCTCACCAAAAACAAAGCTGCCCACTGTGATGCTAAATTGGGAAAGCATGCATTCTGCAACATTGAACCCCACAGAATACTGAGCAACGCGAGCAGCTGGCAGGTTAATACTAATAAGATTGCCTCTAACCTGCCTGAAGGATCTGAGAGAATGTGGACGGTCATatctctgctgtgtttgggaAATTGCGAAGCAAGAGGAGGCGGAGGTGGAGGAAAGAACACAACTTCCTAATGGGCAAAGCTGGCCAACAACTAAGCTTTGGGTGGAGTAAGACAGGGGGTAGAGGTGGGTGGGACCAACTCAGTTAATGTTGCAGGACACATCACAAATGTGCAGGCAGAGACAACAGTTGATGGAAACTGGCTGCAGCTGTGAgagtgcaagtgtgtgtgtataagagGGAAACAATTTGGCTCTTTCTGTGTGTATCTGATGCACTGCAGCTCAACCCCAAAATCAAACCGATATGTTTTCCCTGTAGCCTTTGGAGTCATCTACCCATCTAGattgtttttgtgtgcatgtagcccacttttttacatttgtccCTTTAAAACAAATATGGTAGTAGTAATAACATGTAATAATCCCTGCATGCTTCTTACAATCCACTGTGTTGACAACATCACCACCAAAGCATCTGTTTGTATCCCAGTGGTTCCTCTTTGACAGATACCTCTGACGTGCATGACACCACACTGCCGCGCCACCCTAGTCTGAGTGAAACTGGTGTGATTGTTTGAAAATGTGACCCCCCGCCCCCGCTACAGGACAGACTGGCAGGAGCATCAAGCGTCCCTTTAAAACATGTGACTTTGGTTTGCATCACCCAGGTCTGCTGTCACTGCTGAACTAATCAAAGCGCTGAACTGTCTTGACAGACAGAAGTGTGTCaagcagaaagaaagagagtgGGTGAGTGTGTTTTGGGGATAGTAATGCGGTACAGTACACCTGAATGAAACGCACTGTTGCATCAGTGCCAAACTATGCAGGGCCTGAGAGAAGTGAAAATGATAGATTCAAATCAGATGActccattttcattttcagatacaatattaaaaaaatattctgaCCTGTTACGAACTATTTTATTTAGCTCAGTTCTTATTAACTACAAATCTGTTCACTCACTTTAAACAGTGAAATTAATGCAGGATCTTCTGACTAACAGCATCTACAAAGCATAGCTTCTGTTACTGTTAGTGGTCCTCAGAGGAGGCACAAGTTAGGATGCCCAAATAAGATGGACTTTAAATgtacacaaataaacaaacatttaaatatagaCTAAACCCTTAAATTGAATTCCCACATTTGCACCAAAGCTTTAAAACTAGTACACAGTGATATTTGTATGGGCATAAAGGTCCGGAAAGCCCTGTTTTAAAGCGCTGGGGCCTTCTCAGCAATATCCCAGGCTTGAGTTGGGGGCTGAGAGCAGCAACACATTCCAAtgcagggagagaaaaaaatggagGCAGTCCTGTAAGCTCCAAAGAGGCTCAAACTTACAGAAACTTCCATTTCGTTTTCCATAAGCCTCGCTGTATAACACACCCATAACGGAACGTTTTGCTCAGCAACAAGTCGTGGAAATAAGtcacaccaccaccactccCCTCCCAAAAAAAGCAACTCTCAACTTACCATGTGATAGAAGTGGCGAGAAAAACTCAATATGAAGAGAATAAATTCCGTTAAAcggcaactttttttttctttaaagagtCCGGTTCTCGGTTGTTGAGCGCGTACACCTAGCTCAGTGGGTAAATATGATGAAATGAGCCTCCATTTTCTCCCCAGACTCCAGGCAGGATCAGAACTTCAGCACAAAGTTGGACACTCGCTGCATTGTTAACATTCCTCAGGTCACGTGACGGACCAATGCACGTCAGCGGACCTGAAGATCGTCTATTAGGCGAGTGCCGTTCACTCCGTTCACGTTGTTTTAGCTAGGAGCTGTTACCGTTTGCGAACAAATtaaacttaaaaatgtttttgcgtATTCGGCGTCGTACAAATCTCTTTTTGTTGAAGTGCATCAGTAagttttacttttgattttaaagACGAGTTAAGTATAGAAACAGAACTGCGGGGTTCTAGTTTACGCTGTAGTGCAATAGCGAGTAGTGACGAGCTGTCGTTTTCACCGCTGCAGTAACTGCAAAAAGCAACGGAGTGAGACGTCTTGATTTCCTTCCTCTGAAATATTCACAGGCGGAGCTTCCTCCAAGCATTTTTCCCTTTGATAAATAAAGTATATCTGCACATTACATTACTCAGTCACCCCTCTCCGGCCTTGGAAATAGTCTTCACCAATGACTCAGTGtgaaagcaaataaaaagttATAATAATGTCAGTTATCACAGGACAACACAGACCTTCAATATTTTACAcgtacacacagaaaaacataacGGCGACTCTTGGGTAGTGTGTAAGCTGATGCAATtccacaactttattttttcagtcacaggagctatattaaaagagaaactaaaCAGGAAACCTTCAGGAGTTTACACATCATGGAAGCACATGCGTCCGTAACAATAATGTCAAACAGCAATGTAGTGTGAGAAAAACATGAGTTTATGAACTTCTTTCATACATGTCAACCTAGAAGCTCTTATTTTAGAGCAGGAAAAACATCAAATAGGAAGTATTGACTTTGTTCTTATGCATGTAAGAACTAAATACAGACAGAATAAACCAACAGTCATTTCACAAAGCCTTTTAACTACTATTAATACTGGTATTTGGCCTTGCTTGATAACAGTCCTCCAGCGGCACTCACTACTTTAGGAACGGCCAAACACCGTTTAAACCAGACTGTAAGACTATTTTAATCAGTCAAAAAAGGGGGCTTTTCGCTCCCTCCATAAAAGAGCAAGCAAGGTCTGCAGATACAGTCTACTCAGTCAAagacttgatttaaaaaaaaaaggaagcatGTGTTCATCCAAAGTACATGCACTGCTGAAGAAATATATCAACCCATAGTACTGCTAATTAACTTGATTTTTATAGTTTGTTTAGAGCATCAGCAGTGCCAAACACCATGGCTAATTGAAGGGGGGAAAAGCAGGCAAGTGGACTAAATATTGTGGCTAGATGTCCTTATGGAAGCCCCAGAGCAATACACAGTCAACCAAAACATGACCACTCAGAAAAGACAGACCCATCTGTTGTCTGGGATACCCAGGGGTCTGAGAACAGAAGGCACATTCTGAACCTAACACCGATTATGAAGCATCACCTGTTTAAGCCCAGCACCTGAACTTAAGTGTAGTCTTTGTTATTGGAGCATTCCCAATTCATTTTTGGGCCCTGAGCCAATTGTATTGTAGCCCCTCAAACCAATTACCTTAGGAGAAAACATATGTATAAGTGTAGTGACTTTAGATTAGTTTTGGCAGAAAGTTGAGCACACAAGAATGATGtaccttaaaaacaaacaaacaacaaaacaatagGAACACACATTTAGACCTTGTTGACTACAGATGCTGACTCATCATGCACATCTGGCTTAGGGACCAAACCAGGAAAAAGTTCAAAGAATAGTGCATGATGTCAAAATAAATATCTGTAGAAAATATGGGCTGATCTGGAACAGCTTTACAAACTAAGGCACCAGCAAAGCAGCACTACTAAAATATGTAATTCAATATTCAGAGCGGGTTttcttcaaatgaaaaaaaaaatgcagatatACTGTATATCAGTATAAACTTTCCAGTTGGTGTGTCTACATTACTGAAAGGTCAAACCCTTTAAAAAGATCAAAATTTCAGTTGCTGGGTAACCTTTCTGGAAATAACCCGCAGCCTTGTACCATAACTACTGCTGTGGCTCGTGCTCATGGACCAAAGCCTGTCACAGTCTCCCACCGGAGAGGACAAACCAGTGAGAATGAATCCACATGTTAAATGTAGCTGATGTACTCATCTAACAATGTGTTTCTTCAGGCTCAACAGCATGTCAGCATCTGTCACAATAATGTTTACTTCTTCACCAGCACAAAAGATGATTCTTTTTGTATTAAATAACGAGCTTTAACTACTTTGGGGAAATTAACAATTACCTAAACACGTGGCTCAGTAAAAATGGACATCATTGTTAATTACTGTATACAGCTCAAGCTGAAGTCTGATTTTctgttcatcatcatcattactattattgttattgtctAAACCTGCAAAACAAGCAAATCCCTGCTGATGAAGACATTGAAGACATCTGCCATTCCAAGATGTGCTTGAATTGCCAACTTGTAGCTAATCATCGCAGCTGACTGTACTCTTGCTATAAAAAGTACCTGGCTTACAAAAATGTGACTAtgccaaaaaaaaagatgagtttAGAACCAGTACTCCTTCACAAACCACAGGACACTTCTGTCCCTGCACCCCGAACTGGGAGGAGACACCGGGGCCGAGGAGGTGTACTACTTTGTCTGgcatttctgttattttaaccTCTTTCTATGCATATTCCTATGTGCACGCTTCCTGATTTAGATGCAGGGAAGcaacaaaaaactaaataaaaattaaaaaaggttAAGCAACATGCCACTTCTCTGCAGCAGATCGATGTAATCTGGTAACTACAGTCAGGGATGGGAAAGACACACTTAACAGTCAGAGATGTGGGATCAGTGGAAACGCATCACCCAAACTGCAGTGTGTATACTTCAGCATTTACAAATAGCTAATCAAGACAGATTTCATGAGGGTTTTACTCACAGTTTTCACCCAAAGcctaaacaaaataaattctTGCAAGTCGGCCATTCTTTGTGAGAGGAGGTGCATAACTTCATGACATTACATCTCAGAAATGTGGTTTCTGTATTTGGAGAAATGGTCCTATTGCTAAGTATAAACTGACCCAGATCACAAGGAGTGACATAGATTGAAAGTTAGGATTATAGTGGAAAAGTATAAATCTATTTGCTGTAGTCATGATGTAGTGTCGACACATAGACACAGAGGGACAGCAAGAAGTGCAGTCCAAAGCAGTAAAGGGAACTGAAGAGCCTGATCAGCATTAAAGGAGCACGAGGAGTTTGTCTACACATCACTCTAGTGGAGCAGCAGAGATGCACAGGTTGTTTAAGGCACAGGCAACTTGCACAATCTTATCAAAGGTTGAGAGGTTCGACGTGCGCTCAGAGGCTGCGGTGAAGGCGCTCTCGACAGGGCCCGTGAGCATGGCGTACCGCTGCTTTACCATGGAGATCACCCTCTCCACATGCCTCTGCACGCTCAATGTCTCGGAGGAAGGATCAGCCAGCAATGAGCCCTCTGTTCTCCCATATGCTTCTCCCTGGTAGCTGCCAGCAATTTTAAACAAGGCTCCACGTGCTGCCACAGAGTCTCCGATGTCCAGGTCACGGCTTGCCAGTACGACATCGCCCGGGAGAAGCTTGCACAAAAATCCACAACCCTCAGCCAGGCTCTTGTCACTGACGTTTCCCAGCACACCCCTAGAGACAAAAGTGACCACGCCTTGCGGAGCCACGCCAATCAGATACTTAAACACGTTATAACTTGACCCCGCCCCCTGAGAGACCGGGTCCTCGAAAGGCACGGTGAAACAGTCTATGATGACGGCGCAGTCAGGATGAGAGGCTCGCAGCGCGGCTGGCAGGTTTTTACGGAGCTCAGCTCTGGAGGGCCAAAAGACAGCCGTTGGCACCAGAGTAGAGGACATGATGTTGACCATCCGGTGAACTGTTCTGGTTACTGTGCCGACTTTCACGCCAAAGCGGTAAGCCAAGTCCTGATTGCGGAGGTCCAGGCGGAGACGCATTAGTgtcagcagcagctgctggaaCTTGGAGAGCTTCACGTTTTTCATTCCATCCATGTGAGGTGCCAGCAGCCACATGACTGTCTCTAAGACAAAGTAGTTGGGTAAACCAGTGTAAAACTTCACTTTCTCCGCATCATTCCTTAAGGAGTTCTCTGAGAGAGACATTTTCTCCACAGACTCCCTGAGGGCCTGATTCTCCCTCTTCAGGGCTTTCAGGATGTCATCAAAGTTCACCGGGACATCAGATGTCTGAGCAAACTTTCCTTTCTTGCTGTCACTCACAGACtgatcatcattatcatcatcatcatcatcgtcgtcatcgtcgtcgtcgtcatcatcatcatcttcttcagTGCTGAGGGAGGAGGAGGCACTCTCCTCTGCAGTGGTCTCCTGTTCCTTCACCTCAGGATGCTCTTCCTGGCCCTGTTCATCCACCGCAGACATGCCCTGGCCCTGGAGGAACAGCAAGGCATTGGCTGCCTCCACCCGTGCTTCCTGTTTGTCCAAGATCTCTAAAGCACCCGGCTCCTTCATCTCTGGGCATAAGGGAGCAGCCGTGAACACAGAAGGAACATAATCCGGAGAACGTGGATTCTTCACCTGTTTACCtgcatgtgaaaaaaaagaaaaaagaatctgATTAAAATTCATCTGTTTATGATACTTGTGATTTAGAGTGCTCTCTCATTTTGCAGCGTGCAAtacataaaataac
This DNA window, taken from Oreochromis niloticus isolate F11D_XX linkage group LG16, O_niloticus_UMD_NMBU, whole genome shotgun sequence, encodes the following:
- the LOC102075830 gene encoding uncharacterized protein LOC102075830 — protein: MTELQFFCRPLVGHHFGSQNTQQTAAHTSTLLRGLTMVHTCVVAGCRNRRTPGTTLSFYRFPRDPERKQRWIAAVNREGWVPNDGSRLCSTHFISGKQVKNPRSPDYVPSVFTAAPLCPEMKEPGALEILDKQEARVEAANALLFLQGQGMSAVDEQGQEEHPEVKEQETTAEESASSSLSTEEDDDDDDDDDDDDDDDDDNDDQSVSDSKKGKFAQTSDVPVNFDDILKALKRENQALRESVEKMSLSENSLRNDAEKVKFYTGLPNYFVLETVMWLLAPHMDGMKNVKLSKFQQLLLTLMRLRLDLRNQDLAYRFGVKVGTVTRTVHRMVNIMSSTLVPTAVFWPSRAELRKNLPAALRASHPDCAVIIDCFTVPFEDPVSQGAGSSYNVFKYLIGVAPQGVVTFVSRGVLGNVSDKSLAEGCGFLCKLLPGDVVLASRDLDIGDSVAARGALFKIAGSYQGEAYGRTEGSLLADPSSETLSVQRHVERVISMVKQRYAMLTGPVESAFTAASERTSNLSTFDKIVQVACALNNLCISAAPLE